One Rhizoctonia solani chromosome 3, complete sequence genomic region harbors:
- a CDS encoding Ecl1 domain protein, with protein MDIVCDSSSRLLYAAFQFEAGFQFGMAISTFLLLLLLLQRVRLGLREGRMAVNRFKLCIAVLTHLCGRQGQVGELGPRKLGFEIITHLGPNKPRLESGATTIQEIPTFDSGTYLGQTWQNVMKFEKSEEERRWTFPDSDIAAIADHFDVSFGQCLIHPDLPVITFAIKQSIFALVASSSPVESSGGSLSVILLCRASLPREHRLVHRNIQVEVIGPLSVWISTRIGAQSVVHRLIVPERITLPDIESPAEPVKTIKPPKRKPAHFRQNSRSKPTGIDLMANNNKSDVKTRTVVSQAPSALYCSTQCREKDQRSSEKFKWSLETMYSAGGSTGPASPLFVSGSESEEWVERRLSAGTTTSSSGDESNDKAALYAGYPLTFQRRDDERSRKGSWTSLKDLGAPGTPRNSSPVPQSASSEPQNTTYSLQNSSISPQPIHNLYAADITPTQSLYSVSAQGLLVRPALLRAKTELTSLSPLDDAPRLYHPSSVPMSRNGSGTRPSSIRHASTPSAPNSPTYRKVTPSQCEPNQIFRFYQVKNFMPLYPALVMPPAPQTRMVKKWVVEEERLVEREVEEVQEQGERKRMFTFNTKMR; from the exons ATGGATATCGTTTGTGATTCCAGTTCGAGGTTGTTGTATGCAGCATTCCAATTCGAGGCGGGGTTCCAATTTGGTATGGCGATAAGCACCTtcctccttctccttctccttctgcAGCGGGTCAGATTAGGGTTGAGGGAGGGAAGAATGGCCGTGAATCGATTCAAGTTGTGCATCGCTGTTCTCACACACCTTTGTGGGAGACAAGGTCAGGTGGGAGAACTGGGGCCACGAAAGTTAGGGTTTGAAATTATTACCCACCTCGGGCCAAACAAACCCCGCCTTGAATCTGGGGCAAC AACAATCCAAGAGATCCCAACCTTCGATTCTGGAACTTATCTGGGACAAACGTGGCAAAATGTGATGAAATTCGAAAAGTCCGAAGAGGAAAGGAGATGGACGTTCCCGGACAGCGATATTGCCGCAATCGCCGATCATTTCGACGTGTCGTTCGGGCAATGTTTG ATTCACCCCGACTTGCCCGTGATTACTTTTGCTATAAAACAGAGCATTTTTGCTCTTGTTGCCAGTTCGAGTCCAGTCGAGTCATCTGGCGGTAGTCTATCTGTCATACTCCTTTGCCGAGCAAGTCTTCCGAGGGAGCACCGATTGGTCCACCGTAATATACAG GTTGAAGTTATTGGTCCCCTTTCAGTATGGATCTCGACACGAATTGGTGCCCAGTCTGTGGTTC ACCGCTTGATCGTTCCGGAAAGAATAACACTTCCCGATATCGAGTCACCCGCAGAGCCCGTAAAAACCATTAAACCCCCCAAACGAAAACCCGCCCACTTCAGACAAAACTCACGCTCCAAGCCTACCGGAATTGACCTTATGGCGAATAACAACAAGAGCGACGTCAAAACGCGAACAGTAGTTTCACAAGCCCCCTCGGCACTATACTGTTCTACTCAATGCAGGGAAAAAGACCAACGGTCATCGGAGAAGTTTAAATGGAGTTTGGAGACGATGTACTCTGCGGGAGGATCCACTGGCCCGGCAAGCCCTCTTTTCGTGAGCGGTAGCGAGTCGgaggaatgggtggaacgGAGGTTGAGTGCTGGGACGACGACTAGTTCAAGCGGAGACGAGAGCAACGACAAGGCGGCGCTCTACGCCGGGTATCCGCTTACCTTTCAACGGAGGGACGATGAGAGGAGCAGAAAGGGGAGTTGGACTAGTTTGAAGGACCTTGGTGCGCCTGGAACGCCTCGAAATTCAAGCCCGGTACCTCAAAGCGCGTCTTCGGAACCCCAAAATACCACATATTCGCTTCAGAACTCTTCCATATCCCCTCAGCCAATACATAACCTTTACGCAGCGGACATCACGCCCACACAATCCCTCTATTCCGTCTCTGCCCAGGGCCTACTCGTCCGTCCGGCTTTGCTCCGCGCCAAAACAGAACTCACATCCCTTTCTCCGTTGGACGACGCGCCGAGGCTCTATCATCCTTCCAGCGTGCCCATGTCGAGGAACGGCTCGGGGACCAGACCGTCCAGTATCCGACACGCCTCGACGCCATCGGCCCCAAACTCCCCAACATACCGAAAAGTGACACCCTCCCA ATGCGAACCGAACCAAATCTTCCGATTCTATCAAGTCAAAAATTTCATGCCGCTTTATCCTGCACTAGTCATGCCCCCTGCTCCTCAAACCAGGATGGTAAAAAAATGGGTTGTGGAGGAAGAGAGGCTTGTGGAGAGGGAGGTCGAAGAGGTCCAGGAACAAGGTGAACGAAAAAG GATGTTTACATTCAATACCAAAATGAGGTAG